The proteins below are encoded in one region of Micromonospora pisi:
- a CDS encoding sensor histidine kinase: MTTARFRHLWFRLGQCAALVVMAVLGLLDLRVGLIRADAATPALVGVVMAVATVLVWLPAHPRNSRRLPRAALVLAGASIIVTLVARAVGPPVATAASWGLAETCGLLGVLFVVARRGAAAWALGAVLGLGAAVVALPLRSTTGNGLVIAGLFLALCAGASAAGGVYLRLLENGRERAVATVRAEQRAEFARDLHDFIAHHVTGIVVQAQGARFVAEQDPQRVLLALEQIERAGAETMTSMRRMVGILRDPDAAPDAPLAPLAGVADLTPLLARFNSSAEPTAQLHLDGELDGIPVEVSTSGYRVVMEALTNVRQHASDAKIVDVAVRRTPDWLVVRVSDDGPAPRVPGPRGQHGYGLIGLAERVRAIGGQFSAGPGIDGGWVVDARLPLRQEVDR; encoded by the coding sequence ATGACGACCGCTCGATTCAGACACCTGTGGTTCCGCCTGGGCCAGTGCGCGGCGCTCGTGGTGATGGCCGTGCTCGGGCTACTCGACCTGCGGGTCGGCCTGATCCGGGCAGACGCCGCGACGCCGGCCCTGGTCGGGGTGGTGATGGCGGTGGCGACGGTGCTGGTGTGGCTGCCCGCACATCCACGGAACTCGCGTCGCCTGCCTCGGGCGGCGCTGGTGCTCGCCGGTGCGTCGATCATCGTCACCCTGGTGGCCAGGGCGGTTGGACCGCCGGTCGCCACCGCTGCCAGTTGGGGGCTCGCCGAGACCTGCGGCCTGCTCGGAGTGCTCTTCGTGGTGGCCCGGCGCGGGGCCGCCGCCTGGGCGCTGGGCGCGGTGCTGGGCCTCGGCGCGGCCGTCGTCGCGCTGCCGCTGCGCAGCACGACCGGTAATGGTCTTGTCATCGCCGGCCTGTTCCTGGCGCTCTGCGCCGGTGCTTCGGCCGCTGGCGGGGTGTATCTGCGGCTGCTGGAGAACGGGCGGGAGCGGGCGGTTGCCACGGTCCGGGCCGAACAGCGCGCCGAGTTCGCCCGTGACCTGCACGACTTCATCGCCCACCACGTGACCGGGATCGTGGTCCAGGCGCAGGGCGCGCGGTTTGTCGCCGAGCAGGACCCGCAACGGGTGCTGCTCGCGTTGGAACAGATTGAGCGGGCCGGCGCGGAGACGATGACCTCGATGCGCCGGATGGTGGGAATCCTGCGTGACCCCGACGCGGCACCCGACGCGCCGCTGGCACCACTGGCCGGGGTCGCGGACCTGACCCCGCTGCTGGCCCGGTTCAACAGTTCGGCGGAGCCGACCGCCCAGCTGCACCTGGACGGGGAACTGGACGGGATACCGGTGGAGGTCTCGACCTCCGGTTACCGGGTGGTCATGGAGGCGCTGACGAACGTACGCCAGCACGCGTCCGATGCCAAGATCGTGGATGTGGCGGTCCGCCGTACGCCGGACTGGTTGGTGGTCCGGGTGAGCGACGACGGCCCGGCACCCCGCGTCCCGGGGCCGCGCGGACAGCACGGGTACGGTCTGATCGGCCTGGCCGAACGGGTACGGGCGATCGGCGGGCAGTTCTCCGCCGGCCCCGGCATCGACGGCGGCTGGGTGGTCGACGCGCGCCTGCCGCTACGTCAGGAGGTGGACCGGTGA